The Pan troglodytes isolate AG18354 chromosome 1, NHGRI_mPanTro3-v2.0_pri, whole genome shotgun sequence genome includes a region encoding these proteins:
- the AKR1A1 gene encoding aldo-keto reductase family 1 member A1, with amino-acid sequence MAASCVLLHTGQKMPVIGLGTWKSEPGQVKAAVKYALSVGYRHIDCAAIYGNEPEIGEALKEDVGPGKAVPREELFVTSKLWNTKHHPEDVEPALRKTLADLQLEYLDLYLMHWPYAFERGDNPFPKNADGTICYDSTHYKETWKALEALVAKGLVQALGLSNFNSRQIDDILSVASVRPAVLQVECHPYLAQNELIAHCQARGLEVTAYSPLGSSDRAWRDPDEPVLLEEPVVLALAEKYGRSPAQILLRWQVQRKVICIPKSITPSRILQNIKVFDFTFSPEEMKQLNALNKNWRYIVPMLTVDGKRVPRDAGHPLYPFNDPY; translated from the exons ATGGCGGCTTCCTGTGTTCTCCTGCACACTGGGCAGAAGATGCCTGTGATTGGTCTGGGTACCTGGAAGAGTGAGCCTGGTCAG GTAAAAGCAGCTGTTAAGTATGCCCTTAGTGTAGGCTACCGCCACATTGATTGTGCTGCTATCTACGGCAATGAGCCTGAGATTGGGGAGGCCCTGAAGGAGGACGTGGGACCAGGCAAG GCAGTGCCTCGGGAGGAGCTGTTTGTGACATCCAAGCTGTGGAACACCAAGCACCACCCCGAGGATGTGGAGCCTGCCCTCCGGAAGACTCTGGCTGACCTCCAGCTGGAGTATCTGGACCTGTACCTGATGCACTGGCCTTATGCCTTTGA GCGGGGAGACAACCCCTTCCCCAAGAATGCTGATGGGACTATATGCTACGACTCCACCCACTACAAGGAGACTTGGAAGGCTCTGGAGGCACTGGTGGCTAAGGGGCTGGTGCAGGCGCTGGGCCTGTCCAACTTCAACAGTCGGCAGATTGATGACATACTCAGTGTGGCCTCCGTGCGTCCAGCTGTCTTGCAG GTGGAATGCCACCCATACTTGGCTCAAAACGAGCTAATTGCCCACTGCCAAGCACGTGGCCTGGAGGTAACTGCTTATAGCCCTTTGGGCTCCTCTGATCGTGCATGGCGTGATCCTGATGAGCCTGTCCTGCTGGAGGAACCAGTAGTCCTGGCATTGGCTGAAAAGTATGGCCGATCTCCAGCTCAGATCTTGCTCAG GTGGCAGGTCCAGCGGAAAGTGATCTGCATCCCCAAAAGTATCACTCCTTCTCGAATCCTTCAGAACATCAAG GTGTTTGACTTCACCTTTAGCCCAGAAGAGATGAAGCAGCTAAATGCCCTGAACAAAAATTGGAGATATATTGTGCCTATGCTTACG GTGGATGGGAAGAGAGTCCCAAGGGATGCAGGGCATCCTCTGTACCCCTTTAATGACCCGTACTGA